The following nucleotide sequence is from Odocoileus virginianus isolate 20LAN1187 ecotype Illinois chromosome 18, Ovbor_1.2, whole genome shotgun sequence.
TCTGGCTCGCTCCAGACACTGCTGCTTACATACTGGGCACTGCTAGGCGCCCTCTCTCGAGACTTGTTGGAAAGGGCCCTCTTTTGAGCCTTCTGATCCACAAACCCCTTGATGTACAAAAACTTGCATCGCCTACACTTAGTAAAGTACACCTGTTGTCACCCAAGTATACAGCTGACCCCTGAACAATGCAACAGGTAGGGGCACCGACCCTCCACACAGCTGCAAAATCCACATGATTCAGGCCAGCCCCCTGTATCTGTGGTTCTGCATCTGTAGGTTCAACCGACCACTCATGTGGTGCTGCAGTGTTTACTACTGAGACAAGTCCATGTCTAAGTGGACCCAggcagttcaaatccatgtttccAAAGGTCAGCGGTATACTTACCATTCGAGGCCTTTCCCCATCCACACCGCCCCTCAGTGTGAGTGACGGAAGTGACTCCCACAGTGACTGCTTCCCCATGAGGACAGAGGCTGTTCAGAGGCCAGGTCACATGCCGTGATCTAATCACTGCTGGAAATTAAGCTTCAAGGTGTCAAAACCATTAGAGTCTAAAAGTATTCATGATGACACCCGCAAACACACTAGGGATTCTTTTCCCAGAGTCAgatcagtattattattttttctgatgcAAAGTCACATACCTGATTTTTGCAACAGCTtagataaagaaaaacaacaggcATTTAGATTTCCTGCTCACACCTCTGCTGGAGGGAAGTGCCCGCTTCCCAGGATCAGACACAAACGGGGACAAACCAGACAAGGACATGGAAAATGGGCACTTCAGGCCTGGCCGTGCATTAGAAGTGGCTCTGACAACCGCACCCCGGTACTCGAAGAAATACAAGGATTACATGCCCTGGACGAATCATCCGAGGCCCATTTCTACCATGTCTTCCCTAACAGATGGCCTGgcttcctttctcatttccagAGAGAGCTgggctctctcttccttcttccactGTCCCCGGCCCCCAGCACGAGCCCCACACACTGCACTGCTCCCGCTGCCTCAGGAGATCCTTGAAGGGCTGAGTCTGAGCATCAGCCATATACCCGAGTCTCTGCATCACAGTCCCGTTCCTCACAGCAACCCTCTGGACACCACTTCTCCAGTCCCCTGGCAGACAAGATGGGTGGCAGGAAGCAGCCCTTCCCATCTGCTTCTGGTATGGCTTCCTGTAACTAGAGGCTGGAGAGCTGAAACCTATTTCTAAGACACCCTCACTGCGAGGATCCCAGATGAAATGAGATCCCTACGTGTGTACTCACAGAGGAAGGAAGCAAGATGGAGGCCAGCCTCTTGATCTTTGGGCTGTCCATGCTAACAAGCCAGGAGGTGGAAGCCTGGATACTGAAAGCATGGGTGGCTGAACCAGCATTCCAGTGTCAAGTTACCAGCTTCATGAAATCAGGAAGCAGCTGAATTCAAGAAGCTTCTTCATGCCTGGCTGGCCACCCAAGCTGTGTTCTTGAACTCAGCAGTTCTAGCAGCAACTTCCTGATACCAGCTCCTgcaactttttaataattttgtaccATTAAACACCTTTCTCCTTAAGAACATCTGGACCATTTGTTTTCTGTACTGAGCTCTGACCAATTCACCGGCTTTCAGAGCTCACCCCTGCCCTGTGTCAAGCTGAACAACTGATTTAATCACTTCCTCTGACTTGGCTCTGCTCTGTTTCAGCAGCCCAGAACTAAATTAGCCTGTTTGGGCAACCCCATCACACTGGTGACCTGAagcctcctctcccagccctgctgGGCTTTGTCCTCACCACGGACGCCACCAGCCCTCCTAGACCTAAGCACAGCATTTCACATTTCTCTTAATGTTAGCCTTTATCCATTAGATGCGGCCCACGGTTCAGCCTGTATGATCTTTTGCCTCCGACCCTCCCACATCCCACACATGAACCATCTGCCATTTATAGTCATGGTGACACCAAAGCAGAGAGGTGGAATCCAACAGGGTGTTGCTTTATGCTTCTGCTTCAGACCAGCACAACTGAGGGGCTGGCGTCTGGCTTCATACCCATGCCAAAGCAAGGCTTCTTCTTTAatcctctttctttaaaaataaaaatgcaaatgaatagAAGGAATGGCCAAATTGTTGTGTCTGGAAAGCACACCTCTAGGTGATTTTCCTTCGCTTTGACTGACGGTCCAAGGTCTGGGCTGGAGGCAACGGGATGGACAGAGTGCCCAGTCTGTGCTCCTCCTCCCCGCCTGCTGCCAGGGAAACCTTTCTTTTGGAGATCTTCAGCCTCATGGCTTTAGCTATCTCCATCATCCTAAggaacaaacacacaaaacaaggGAGAGTCTCCTCAATGCGATGCTCCAGGAAGCTTGGCAGGCAGGAGCGGGAGCACATTTGTGCTCCATGCCTCAAAGACAGAATCCCAGAGGTGGACACAGGAGCAAAGCTCCCAGCAGAGGCCGACAAGATCGCTGAGAGCCATCAGACTCCCGTGTCAATGTGTAGCGGTTAGAAAATGCGTATACATGTGATAGAAAACCAGGTTATCTGGCTCCTATTGATAAACTGTTTACTTCCTATAACAAGGATCAAGCACTTAACAGAATTTTACAGGCTCCAAGAATCTATTTCTCTTGTATGGTCAACCTCACCATCCGTGAGAAGGCCATGTGTGGACTGCCCTTAGAATAATCCTGCTCCAGACTGCAGGAAGAGTCCAGATGAAGGTGTTTTTCTAGGTGCTCTTGGACCACCACCAGGGTCCTTGGATGTCAGATACTCCTTAATCACTGACAAAGGCCAACACACCCTGCGGTCCAGCACCCTGGAGGTCGTGCTCCCTACTCAGTCTGAATCCCTTCTACCAAGGCTAGAAAGGGCCTGAAAAGGCCGCCACTTCCGCCAACCTTCCCAGTTCGGTCAGAGAAGAGGGAACGTGGCAGCCCTGCCAAACTCCCGCCCTGCCTTGCCTAAGACACCTCCCCTGGCAGCTCCTTCCATCTGACTCTGAGAGTGCTTTCTGCTAAGCTGAAACTGGGGTTCTCTTATGCAACATCCACCCCCAGGTTACCCCATCAGAATCATACAGAATCCCTCTTTCCAGGGACAGCAACTTGGAGACTGGAGGCTGCTTAGTTACAAGGGAATGGAAGGCTCAGGTCTGAAGCCCAACTATTCCCCTTGACTGGGTGACCCTGGGAAAGTCACTGCTTTCTCTGAACCAAAGATTCTTCCACTGATTCTTAAGAGAAATCACTGGGAGATCATGGCAGATTTGACACTGTGCCTAGCATAGTGAAGACACAGTAATGCCTGGCTGCCCCtccattcaatcattcattcatctaaaGATTGTCCCTGGGTCCCTTGACAGTGTCTCATGCTTTCTAGCAGTACCAGAAATACATCAAGGCTCCCTAGGAGAGCTTTTTCTTCTGTCCTGCTCACCTTCTCTCACTGAGCTTCAGGTCCCTCTGTAACATCGTCAGGTCAATCTGGAAGCCATTGATGTGCAAGGCCAGTACGATCACATAGGCGGTGACCTTTGCCTTCATAGAGTCTGAAATTAAGTTCCGCAAACTGCAAATCAGTGgtagaaaaagagagacaaaattaAACTCCAAGACGATTTctccaaaaggaaaggaaaaacatcCAAGCCTATTCCCACATGCATTCAACTGTCTTCTCATCtcggggagaggaagaggaaccTGAGCAACATCCCTCGTCCTGTTGCTCTGCCCTAGCCTTCACACACAGTGGGGCCAATCCCAGTGTCCCTCCAGGGAGGACAGAAAGGTGGCATCTCCACCTTCCCCCGGCACAGCTGGAGCCTGCACTGGCACAGACCATCCCCATCCTCCCAGCCTGCTCAGCAGGGCTGCTGGGAAAACAGTCATTCCACACCTGGCTGCCCATGATTCTTCAAGCAGTCCAAGGAGGACACACGCTGCAAGCAAACAGCAGGAAGGAAGCCCAGGTGTGCTGCTTAGGGAGCTTTCCCCAAAGTCATCCCCCTGGCCTGCCCCTGCCTGCATCACCACCTCTCCATACAACACTGGTTCTGGGGACACTGGGAAGGCGTCCCTGGAAGAAGTGTCTGGGGTAGTCTTTCTTGCAGGACTTTCCAGAGCCTTAATGTGAACTTCTCCCAGAGGGACAGTCTGCACTACAGTGCTGCCTAACTCACTCACCCAACACCGCGCCAAGCAGCAGTGCCCACTTCAGCAGTGTCTCTGAACATGGACAGCAACccaagcccccctcccccgcaaTCCTGCTATCCTTTATAGGCAAAAGCCAAGAAGTCAAGCCCCCCGACCTGCCGTTGTTGTAGGTCAAGCAGGTGAATTGCTTTAGTAGTTTGGTGTTGATGATGTGGGGGACTCCAGGTCCCAGGGCACCTACAAGACAAAGTGGAGTttgatcattttctttcaaaactctCAGGCCATGCCTCACCTATGAGCTGGGAGACAAGGATAACAGTGGGCCCCTAGACTAAACAGAGGCATGCAGGAAGACAAAAAGGGGCCCACGAAACAGAACAGCCACAAATCAACACAGGCTCAGGTGTGTTTCGCCTGCAGACCATGTGTGCGCAAGAGATATTCATGACGGGGCAGTGACAAGTAAGAAAACCAGACTCCAGTGAGGCCTAGAGACACATGATTCAAAGATGTTAGAAAGCGAAACAGACTGTGGAGGAAGCtcagggagagggaaaggaggggagaTTGGAATGTGAAACAAGAATTAAGCAGATCCTGAAAAACATGAGAACAGGCACAGCTCAGAGTTACTGCACGTTTGGTTCGAGAACACCACAATCAAGCAAGTCACATGAACTGCCTGGTTTTCCCAATGCCTGTAAGTTAGGTTTACAGTCCACTGGAGTCTCCTAAGTGTGCAGGCGTATCacgtttttttaaaaagtgtccaataattaattaaaaattaaaaaccaatgtCCATACCTCAATTAAAAGATACCTCACTGCTAAAAAATTGCTAgccatcatctgaaccttcagtgGGTCGTAGCAGTGACATCCAAGATCACTGATCATAGACTATCACAATAAATATAAcgtaaaagttgaaaatattcatAGTGAGACATGACACATAGACACAAAGTAAGCagactgttggaaaaatggtgctgactTGGGTCAACCCAGGGTTGCtgcaaaccttcaatttgtaaagaCTGTGGTATCTGTGAAGCACGAGGTGTTCCTGTATAGACCCCAGGTGCCCAGTCACAGTAACACGACTGGACACACTTTAGGCCTCAAATCACAGGTGTCTCTCTCTGGATTTCCAACTCTGGGTGGCTCTGAGTGTGCAGCAGACACCCAGGCCCCAGTGACAGGTGACATGGGTTACCAGCAGAAACTGACTTCCTTCCGAGCCAGAAGGAGCTGACCCAACAGCGTGGACAGGCCTTCACAAGCAAGGCCAACTTTTCTCCCCATACAACTATTTCTAACCATCCCCTGGAACATTCATTTGATCGGACTGGATGTTAGACTTTACCTAACACAGAACAGAAGCAGTGAATGTTAACTCTGAGCAATCGTATAATCCAACTCGACCCTACTTTCAGAGGAAAGAGCTTGGCGAGTTCCCTCAGCATATCAGCAGTACCCCACTGTTACAGTTATAAATGAAGGCCTGGAAAGATGTCCATTTCTTCTCTCATTAGCGCTAGTCTAATAATTACTGACAGATAATTGTAGCCCtacttacaacagccaagacacagaggcaacctaaatgtccatcagcagatgaatggataaagatgtagtatatatatttctctggaatattactcagccatgaaaaagtatgaaatgatgccctttgcagcaacatggatggacctagagattattataatGAGTAAagccagacagagagagacaaatataacatcacttttatgtggactctaaagaaaatgatacaaatcagactcgacatagaaaataaacgtatggttaccaaaggggaaaagcaagggagggagaaataaattaggagtttgggactaacagatacacactgctatatataaaataacaaggacctacagtatagcacaaaGAATTATATACAGTATCCTGTAATagtctataatggaaaaaaatctggaaaagaatatatttatgtgtaaatacacatgtaactgaatcactttgctgcatacttGAAACATACATATTGTAAAAcgactgtatttcaattaaaaaaaccgTCTATCACGGACTTACTTTTCCGCTTAATCACCTTCTGCGCTCGAAATCTGATGAGGGTGTCCAGGTACCAAACGCACCGTGCCTGGCGGTCTCGGCTCTCCTCATTTGAGGGCAGAGACTTCAGTGCTTCTATGACAGAGGGGCAGTGACTACAAGGAGACGAAAGGGGAGATGTGTCAGAGCAGCCAGCAGGCACCCCCACACCTGCTACACAGTCAACAGCTGCGGAAGGGCCATCCCGCCAGCCCCTTATAGTAGGAGGAGCATGAACTGAGTGCAGGGCTGTAAAGGTCTAGACAGCAAGTACGCATTCGTGAGCGGACGGTCACTGGCACTGCAGAGCAAAGGCAGCCGCTGATTAACACGTAAATGAATGACTGAAGCtaggttccaataaaactttatccaCAGGCAGCGTCCAAGACTCAGCACTCTGGCCACAGCTGCCCAATCCCGGGGTGGTGGTCTGGGGCACGGGCTCCCAACTGCCTGGGTCTGAGTCCCCTCTCTGCCATGCAGTGGCTTGGGGAAGCTTCTGAACATCTCCTCTAaagtttctttacctctaaaTTAAGTACCCTCACCCTGTGGATTTTTGTGGAGTAAATGAGACAATACAATTAAAGTGGCGCCTGGTACAGGGAAGAGTCCCATCAGCGCTGGCTGTTATTTTTACATACTGTTGTTCTACCACTATCATGAGCATGGAATCGCAGCTATAAAAAGCTCTTCAAGGTCATCTCATGGCAGCCTCCttgtacagatgggaaaactaaggctcagagagggaaagacCACATAGTCCATCAGGCAGATGGGGACTCAGTTCTCCAGACTCCCAGCCCAGAGTTCATTCCAGTACCTGGCCCTGAGCCACAATCACATTAAGATAACAAACAACCAGCAAAGAAGCTTTTTTTGGAAATGGATCTTtagagagaggggggaaaaatatatattttctaagacTCTGGATTTCACTGACCAGTAAAATTTCCAAACAAATATCTAGGGAATCAACCTAGGGTTGACaacattttttcaagaaaaaattattaaaagaaaaactcaaaagcaaaaaaattccCCACTACCATCATAAaagaaaagctgttttaaaagccaaaaaaagggggaggggactAGAGGCAATCAcctctgaattatttaaaatacattatatttaaagaacataattcagggcttccctgattgtccactggttaagaatccatcttgcaggacttccctggtggtccagtggctaagactccctaatgcagggagctcaggttcaatccctggtcagggaatgagaccccacatgccatagTGAAGACCCGgtgcaacaaaaaaataaataattaaaaaaaaaaaaaaagagcaggaagaaatggaaaaaaaaaaaatgcatcttgctatacaagggacactggtttgatccctggtctgggaagatcccccatgccccggggcaactaagcccgtgcatcacagCTACCATGCAGCAACTTCTGAAGCCTGGGCGCcctagagccctgctctgcaccaagagaagtcaccgcaattaGAAACCCGAGCACCGCAACTAGgtgagcccctgctcaccacgtccagagaaagcctgcgcagcaacgaagagccagcacagccaaaaatatagacattaaaaaccagtaaataaataatgtatataattcaACTTTAGAAAAGCTCACTCAACACATCACCACAGATAAACTATCACTTCGGCAGGCACCTACTCCCAGGCCAGCCCCTGGACCTGGTGTAACGTTGTGGGGGGAATACAGGTCAGCCCCAGTGCTCAGCCCCAGCCTACAAGGCCTCACCACCCTCTGCCCAGCCACACGACCCCTGCACTCGGAGGCCAACGCTCTCCCTTGAATGCCACCCACAGCCTTGGGGCAATAGGCCTAGGAGCCCGAACACTGGAGGAAACACGAGCTCATTCATGTCCAAATGCTAAAGAGACATATGTCCTCACTGACACCCGAGGTCTCCTTCATGTCTGAGTACATGAAGTGTGTGTCCCAACACCACAACCCAGACTCTCCGTCCGCCCAAGCGGGGTACCTGTTCTCTTCAATCATCTTCAGTATTTCTTCTGAGGTGACATTCCTGAAAGCTTCAGATGGGCTCTGCAGAGCATCATACTCCACAGGGGAAAGAACTAGTTACAGGTCAAGAAAAGCCCAACCAAAGTGGAAACATCAACTAGCTAGATCATGTTGTAACAGCCTCATcttagaaacaggaaaacaggCTGAGAGGGGGTGATAACACAGTCTGCTTGGGCAGAGCTTTTGGGACTCAGTTCTCCCGACTCCCAGCCCAGAGCTCATGGTCTGCCTGGACTTTTCTGTCTTATCACAAAGCTGCTGCAGGCATCTTCCATCTGAGTAGAATCACAAGCATGGAAACTCTACATTCTAACCTTTCCTTTTACAAAATCAGCATGCCCTAGACTTTGGGCACTGGCCAACTTAAAAGTCATATTTTGCCTCTTTGTGGAGAGTAAGCCCCACCCACTGAGCCGAGCTGTGGGCACTTTGCTGAGGGATGGGTTTGATTCACAGGTGCTGAGAGGCCGGGGGTGCCGTATGTCCTCAGCTACTGGGGAAGCCTCGCTGACTTCCCAGCAACAGTGCTGGGGCAACAGCAAGCGTCTGGGGCGAGCTTTTGTGAGCATCACAGGACCACCAACATCCTCAGAGAGCCTGGCCATGGCACTGCTGTGCGCACATCCCTACTTGGGAAATGAAGTGGCGTTTCTGCTGCAAGAAGGATACGGTCTTCAAACTTATACACGTCTTCAGGCTTGGCTGCATCGGTGTGGCAGGGAGGAAGATAGATAGAGTCATCCTGCAAGTCATCGTGGAGGGCGTCACTGACCAGGGCTTTTCAATAAAGGAAGAGTAAGCGTCAGTGTCACCCTGCTCAGCTTTGGGTTCCCCAACGCTCTCTGCAACCTGGGCACTCGAGATTATCATCGGCCCAGAACCCCCTCATCTGAACCTCATGTGTTGTGAGTGAAAGAGAAAGGTCAAATCGTAAAACTGTAACTATCATAGAGGAACAACCACATCTGAATTAAGGATGCACACAgacaagaagagagaggaaaacaggaaaactgTAACAGCTGGGCTTGAAGAACGATAGgaaaatgggtgaattttttttctttttaaatgtcttcagCTATTAAGTTTACTGTTAATAGCTGAGAATAAGCTGaattaaaaaattggaaaatttacTTAAGACATTAAACTGTATCTTTGACCATATGGAGACATATTTCTATGTTTCTAAATGGGAAAACATAGTATTATAAAGATGCTGATTTTCCCCATATTAATCCCAAATGGATTTTGAGGGAATTTGACAAAATAATTCTTAAGATCATCTGGAAGAAAAAGTATGCTACAACAGCATACATTTGTGAATAATAAGGATGAAGTTGCCCCATCAGACAATAAACTGGATGGTGAAGCTACTGGAATTAGAAGGACCGTTATGCTGCTACACGAATAGCCAGTCAGAATGCTGAAACAGAACCCAATTAAGAATGTGGTAAAATGATAAAGAAgactttttaaatcattttttacaCAAGGAAAGGATGAAGTTGAGGACAACTCGCTAATCAtttggaaaagataaaatgaggttTGTACCATAGACCCCaaaaaaaagatcattaaaatgtaaatgtaaaaagtaaaactgtgaaagcagtgaaagaaaatatacgaaaatatttatataatcataGGGTATGGAAAGGTTTTCTAAAATTtcctaaaattccattttaatagaaaaactaCTCGACTGAGCTCACAGAGGGCAGGCATTGTCAGCTGTTTCTCACAATTCCCAGAGTCTATTCCGAAGAACGCCTTCAGGGAGAAGCAGGAAGGAATACAGCCCTAACTCCCATCATGTTCATCTGTGAGGCAGGTAAAGGATCCCAAGAGAAGGGACAGCTGTCTCAAGGAGCAGCCTCTAACTCCAAGTTTCAGCTGCTTACCAGTCACACCCTTTGTATCAATTATATTCTCTGCGGCTTTAGACACTGCACGATTCAAAGATTCGCTGCCAACTTTGTTCATTCTCCTGGAGTTCAGAGCTCGCTTCTGTTTGGTGGTACCAAAGGCTTCAATGCAAGAGTCCATCTGTGCCAAAGACAAATCTGGTCACCGGAGACAGGCTGAGCACTGCTACTCCTACCTGTGTGACTACAGGGAAACTCTCAGCTTCTCTGAGCCCATCAATATCACACCTGTAAACTGGGCTGACTCATACCTAATTACCTCATAGGCTTGTTGTAAGAACCAAAAGATATTAAGAGATCTGAAGTGCTTGTTTTATAAACTATAATGAGCCATTTATAAATCAACAgtgtttccatctgtaaaatgaaaagacttGACTAGAATTAGGGTCAGTAAATCTGGGGCACACGGCTCACCGTTTTTCAATCCTACAGCCACAGCAGACACTGCTAACAGATCACTCATTCCCCCTCTGAGCCTGCAGACAGCCTCACACCCTTCTCAATACAGTGCTGCAGGCAGTCCTGAAGATCTATCAGCCTGCATCCTAGGATGAGATGAGCCTGTAGGAAGTTACTACACTGACAATCCTAAAGTTTACTTTGTCTTGATGTGAAGTTTCCAGGCTACAACCAGTCTTTTCTGAAACTTGGATTAAATCCTGAGAATAAGTGCTACGCCACACCTGCAGTGACCGCCCAGCAGAGAACCAGTCCCAGAGGCTGGCACAGAGCCATGCACAGCTGCCCCAGATAGGGCATCTGCTCTCTGTGAGGCCACAGAGGCCCCTGCAGGTAGGAGTTGTCCAGAGAGCCACAGACTGAACGAACTGGGAG
It contains:
- the POLR1E gene encoding DNA-directed RNA polymerase I subunit RPA49, which codes for MAAEVFPSARWQYCGEPDDSQSALLVQFSNGRLQNPGNMRFTLYKSNDSTNPRKRNQRILAAETDRLSYVGNNFGTGALKCNTLCRHFVGILNKTSGQMEVYDAELFNMQPLFSDESVESESTLESQAKSFREKMDSCIEAFGTTKQKRALNSRRMNKVGSESLNRAVSKAAENIIDTKGVTALVSDALHDDLQDDSIYLPPCHTDAAKPEDVYKFEDLLSPVEYDALQSPSEAFRNVTSEEILKMIEENSHCPSVIEALKSLPSNEESRDRQARCVWYLDTLIRFRAQKVIKRKSALGPGVPHIINTKLLKQFTCLTYNNGSLRNLISDSMKAKVTAYVIVLALHINGFQIDLTMLQRDLKLSERRMMEIAKAMRLKISKRKVSLAAGGEEEHRLGTLSIPLPPAQTLDRQSKRRKIT